In one window of Photorhabdus laumondii subsp. laumondii DNA:
- a CDS encoding AbrB/MazE/SpoVT family DNA-binding domain-containing protein, whose product MQVAKWGNSLAIRLPASLVEILELREGDDIEIVVDDPRTFAVCKKPGSEVLLERLRTFRGKLPTDFKFSRDEANGRG is encoded by the coding sequence ATGCAAGTAGCAAAATGGGGTAACAGCCTTGCCATACGTCTGCCAGCTAGCTTAGTTGAAATTCTGGAATTGCGTGAAGGTGATGATATTGAGATTGTAGTGGATGATCCGCGTACCTTCGCAGTATGCAAGAAGCCTGGATCTGAGGTGTTGTTGGAGCGTCTTCGAACATTCCGCGGTAAGTTGCCGACAGATTTCAAGTTCAGTAGAGATGAAGCGAATGGTAGGGGTTAA
- a CDS encoding radical SAM protein: MNTIELKIRVLCSGLKYDKNVIYEYSKRNFIPKRRAYGTSDSSKLETTHSVPQEVILEDGTIIACNYNESSDYDLIYKNGDFYIKSGNILFKVIFPIKPDIYGMELLDGSRVEEYVTVYGDTTLGFFSPGHCYYFNDGRQCKFCSLGEARNSLSDHKKSIRPSKVIEVMNVIEANNISRYKRILINGGTTRNYDIGFEMHKQLLVSLKPFCKKNNLNSHLISMPPRDLNKIKGISEFVDSWAISLEIFNPKLFDQICPGKSQDYGRNNLLEAYLAAVSELGEGNVYVGFVAGLEPLNDLVKGMEFFSKNGIVPAVAVFHPDHGSEYQNHPRPIFEDIYKTYVEMHKLYQKYGFKPFIIGSGRNSLDTEAYYGEKRND, from the coding sequence ATGAACACTATAGAATTAAAAATTAGAGTATTATGTTCTGGATTAAAGTATGATAAAAATGTGATATATGAATACAGTAAACGAAATTTCATTCCTAAAAGAAGGGCGTATGGAACAAGTGATAGTTCTAAATTAGAAACAACACATTCTGTACCTCAAGAAGTTATTTTAGAAGATGGTACAATTATTGCGTGTAATTATAATGAAAGCTCTGATTATGATTTAATATATAAAAATGGAGATTTTTATATAAAATCCGGTAACATTTTGTTTAAAGTTATATTTCCTATTAAACCTGATATATATGGTATGGAACTTTTAGATGGCAGTAGAGTAGAAGAATACGTCACGGTGTACGGTGATACAACTTTGGGTTTTTTCTCTCCAGGGCATTGTTATTATTTTAATGATGGCCGTCAGTGTAAATTTTGTTCATTAGGTGAAGCTAGAAATAGTTTATCAGATCATAAAAAGTCTATTAGACCGTCAAAAGTCATTGAAGTTATGAATGTAATAGAAGCTAATAACATTAGTAGATATAAAAGAATACTCATCAATGGTGGTACAACTCGTAATTATGATATTGGTTTTGAAATGCACAAACAATTATTAGTTTCTTTAAAACCTTTTTGTAAAAAAAATAATCTTAACAGCCATCTAATATCAATGCCCCCTAGAGACTTAAATAAAATAAAGGGGATTTCTGAGTTTGTTGATAGCTGGGCTATTAGTTTAGAAATATTTAACCCTAAATTATTTGATCAGATATGTCCTGGTAAATCTCAGGACTATGGGAGAAATAATCTATTAGAAGCATACCTGGCTGCTGTTTCAGAGTTAGGTGAAGGCAATGTTTATGTTGGGTTTGTAGCGGGATTAGAACCTTTAAATGATTTAGTAAAAGGAATGGAATTTTTTTCAAAAAATGGCATAGTTCCAGCAGTAGCAGTCTTTCATCCTGATCATGGTTCTGAATATCAAAATCACCCTAGACCTATTTTTGAAGATATTTATAAAACATATGTTGAGATGCATAAATTATATCAAAAATATGGATTCAAACCATTTATTATCGGTAGTGGTAGAAATTCACTTGATACTGAAGCGTACTACGGGGAAAAAAGAAATGATTAA
- a CDS encoding helix-turn-helix transcriptional regulator, which produces MKDKIMSFSVNKDLDVHSKSFDAFISYMENSNDFWIIKDNESRFVYANDIMLYYSGLPKGFNIEGKLDSECPAPWAEFEDVIQANDKNVMTSQKTIPVLNTFTYGGRQKIIQPFMVDITPLMKDGTCIGIVGHGKKLEIYSMYHFENNIHPESLTFGKPTDLFTDREFDIVFFALQSLSAKDIARKLSITYRTVQSRLHIIYQKIGINSLSQLKEYCRGKGYDNYAPTRFINPNPYIPLV; this is translated from the coding sequence ATGAAAGATAAAATTATGAGTTTCTCTGTAAATAAAGATCTGGATGTTCATTCAAAAAGCTTTGACGCCTTCATTTCATACATGGAAAACAGCAACGACTTTTGGATCATAAAAGACAACGAATCTCGATTCGTCTATGCGAATGATATTATGCTTTATTACAGCGGCCTCCCTAAGGGTTTTAACATAGAAGGCAAGCTTGATAGTGAATGTCCAGCACCGTGGGCTGAGTTTGAAGATGTTATACAAGCTAATGATAAAAACGTAATGACGAGTCAAAAAACCATTCCGGTACTAAACACTTTCACTTATGGCGGGAGACAAAAAATAATCCAGCCATTCATGGTCGATATTACACCGCTAATGAAGGATGGGACATGCATTGGCATTGTTGGACACGGCAAAAAACTTGAAATTTACTCCATGTATCATTTTGAAAATAACATTCATCCAGAGTCATTAACTTTTGGCAAACCAACTGATTTATTTACTGATAGAGAGTTCGATATAGTATTTTTTGCGTTGCAATCGCTAAGCGCTAAAGATATTGCCAGAAAATTAAGTATTACCTATAGAACGGTACAAAGCAGGCTACATATCATTTATCAAAAAATAGGGATAAATTCATTAAGCCAGTTAAAAGAATATTGCAGGGGTAAGGGATATGATAACTACGCTCCTACCCGATTTATTAACCCTAATCCCTATATACCTCTGGTATAA
- a CDS encoding 2OG-Fe(II) oxygenase family protein, which translates to MRAPIKLPLMPSEITAAETYKSANMVRSRLEGDKLVFTDEDDFDRAIRHGFFLLEVPPHIDFEYGDRLAYHFFEPVTEGDLRPYTGFKSCTFSNGFEGYFDRKHDQWENLYIERAHWNLIPTEVATLGHHMAHMGTCILRSVLNHVGIPRSDWELVTGGLSEGRGHQMLGFNHYRSEKATRGSKFHRDIGWITILRATERGLLAYIDDELLAIDPVPGHLIINFGSSIEVLTENLTKNVRANIHGVVRTERNGQRDRMSYAMFLDNSLAGDLYKYGPKGPIKVQSVKEFAVQEISRSYDDNNAL; encoded by the coding sequence ATGCGAGCTCCAATTAAACTACCATTAATGCCATCTGAAATAACTGCCGCAGAAACTTATAAATCGGCAAACATGGTTCGATCCCGCCTGGAAGGAGACAAACTTGTTTTTACTGATGAAGATGACTTTGATCGAGCTATCCGACACGGTTTTTTTCTCCTGGAAGTTCCACCCCATATAGATTTTGAATACGGAGATCGACTTGCATACCACTTCTTTGAACCTGTTACAGAAGGTGATCTGCGTCCCTATACGGGATTCAAATCATGTACTTTTTCCAACGGTTTCGAAGGTTATTTCGACAGAAAACATGATCAATGGGAAAATCTCTATATCGAACGAGCGCACTGGAACTTAATTCCAACCGAGGTCGCGACACTGGGTCATCATATGGCACACATGGGTACATGTATATTGCGCTCAGTGTTAAATCATGTTGGTATTCCTCGTAGTGACTGGGAATTAGTCACAGGTGGTCTTTCGGAAGGACGAGGGCATCAGATGCTAGGGTTTAATCACTACCGATCAGAGAAAGCTACCCGGGGATCTAAATTTCATCGGGATATAGGATGGATAACAATCCTAAGAGCAACTGAACGTGGACTATTAGCTTATATAGATGATGAGCTTTTGGCTATTGATCCTGTTCCTGGTCACCTGATAATTAACTTTGGTAGCTCGATAGAAGTGCTGACAGAAAATTTAACGAAAAATGTTCGGGCCAATATACATGGCGTTGTTCGCACAGAACGTAATGGACAGCGCGATAGAATGTCCTATGCGATGTTTTTAGACAATAGCCTGGCTGGTGATCTCTACAAATATGGTCCCAAAGGTCCGATCAAAGTTCAATCCGTTAAAGAATTTGCTGTTCAGGAAATTAGTCGGTCGTATGATGATAATAACGCTTTGTAG
- a CDS encoding dTMP kinase, with protein MIKRGLFIAFEGNDGAGKSTISREVYDILSLDYNNIVFLDKNYPLLPSGYSMYHMGKIRDLLWDYDISAPLGELGDRHWILLIASWFAVLDSLIIQPCLLQGKIIICDSWYYKYLARFLLKSTELAKLSKSALSINTKPDMVIYLDVPPSIAEKRKEILKPSESGKLEINEKYDFIEYQKHVLNQYQTFYDDTWKIIDADTLTKDAVIKSIVDVIQLEILKRR; from the coding sequence ATGATTAAACGCGGTTTATTTATAGCTTTTGAAGGAAATGATGGTGCCGGTAAATCAACAATTTCACGAGAAGTTTATGATATCTTATCTCTAGATTATAATAATATTGTTTTTTTAGATAAGAATTATCCTTTACTGCCATCTGGGTATAGTATGTATCACATGGGAAAAATACGAGATCTCCTTTGGGATTATGACATTTCAGCTCCATTGGGTGAACTTGGTGACCGGCATTGGATTCTATTGATAGCATCATGGTTTGCTGTTTTAGATAGTTTAATTATTCAACCGTGTTTATTACAAGGTAAAATTATTATATGTGATAGTTGGTATTATAAATATTTAGCAAGATTCTTACTTAAATCCACGGAATTAGCAAAATTAAGCAAATCGGCTCTATCTATAAACACAAAACCAGACATGGTGATATATCTTGATGTTCCTCCAAGTATTGCTGAAAAAAGGAAAGAAATATTAAAACCTAGTGAATCTGGAAAATTAGAGATAAATGAAAAATATGATTTCATAGAATACCAAAAACACGTTCTTAATCAATACCAGACGTTTTATGATGACACTTGGAAAATTATTGATGCTGACACATTAACTAAAGATGCAGTAATTAAATCAATAGTAGATGTTATTCAATTGGAAATACTAAAAAGAAGGTAA
- a CDS encoding helix-turn-helix transcriptional regulator, translating to MKDKTMSFSVNKDLDVHSKSFDAFISYMENSNDLWIIKDSESRFVYANDVALYYSDLPKGFNIEGRLDSECPAPWSEVADIIQANDKNVMTSQKTIPVLNTFIYGGKEKMIQPFLADLTPLIKDGKCIGVVGHGKKLEIYSMYHFENNRHPDSLTFGTPTDLFTDREFDIVFFALQSLSAKDIARKLSITYRTVQSRLQFIYQKIGINSLSQLKEYCRDKGYDNYAPTRFINPNPYIPLA from the coding sequence ATGAAAGATAAAACGATGAGTTTCTCTGTAAACAAAGATCTGGATGTTCATTCAAAAAGCTTTGATGCTTTTATATCATACATGGAAAACAGCAACGATCTTTGGATTATAAAAGATAGTGAATCTCGATTCGTCTATGCTAATGATGTTGCACTCTATTACAGCGATCTTCCTAAGGGTTTTAACATAGAAGGGAGGCTTGATAGTGAATGTCCAGCTCCGTGGTCTGAGGTTGCAGATATTATACAAGCTAACGATAAAAACGTAATGACGAGTCAAAAAACCATCCCGGTACTAAACACCTTCATTTATGGAGGGAAAGAAAAAATGATCCAGCCGTTTCTAGCTGATCTTACACCGCTAATAAAGGATGGAAAATGTATTGGCGTTGTAGGACACGGTAAAAAACTTGAAATTTATTCCATGTACCATTTTGAAAACAACAGGCACCCTGACTCATTAACTTTTGGCACACCAACTGATTTATTTACCGACAGAGAGTTCGATATAGTATTTTTTGCGTTGCAATCACTCAGTGCTAAAGATATAGCGAGAAAATTAAGTATTACCTATAGAACAGTACAAAGCAGGTTACAATTTATTTATCAAAAAATAGGGATAAATTCATTAAGCCAGTTAAAGGAATATTGCAGAGATAAGGGGTACGATAATTATGCTCCTACCCGATTTATTAACCCTAATCCCTATATACCTCTGGCATAA
- a CDS encoding MFS transporter has translation MNKKAQYSSTLEQSTKYTFLFILSVTVFFVGATEFMLSSMLTPLAVAFGTTAIGASWLVSSYAFSYALAAPIFGYFSDRINRSRLLMISLLFFAADGLAITLAPTLNIAITLRIFGGIASAVIIPTVFALIADIIPYNRQAGAMGIVMLGMTFGIAFGPALAGILTDLINWQAPFLFSSLGSVVTFIIGIYCLPSKTAPLQPTNQRLVWFRQWSVVRPIIAKGAWNGTGVSAFLLSGEVLRQRYGFGPTEIGLTVATFGVGLGLGNLSVGWLRKLCDREEVILVLVSLLLTGVISVFMLVPLTLLGSLGCLIFWGAALGVGAPASTVVLATRAGPNKGMVLAFAETFNNLGILCLVPLATIGLVAGGSSSAMAVLFVGLVIGLTLTILDC, from the coding sequence ATGAACAAAAAAGCACAATATTCATCCACTCTGGAACAAAGCACAAAATACACGTTTTTATTTATCCTTTCAGTCACTGTATTCTTCGTTGGCGCAACCGAATTCATGTTGTCATCCATGCTTACCCCTCTTGCAGTCGCCTTCGGGACAACGGCGATCGGAGCATCCTGGCTGGTATCCAGCTATGCATTTTCTTACGCTCTGGCAGCACCTATATTTGGGTATTTTTCAGATCGTATTAACAGAAGCAGATTACTTATGATTTCTCTGCTGTTTTTCGCCGCAGATGGCCTCGCTATCACTCTTGCCCCCACTCTTAATATCGCAATCACGCTGCGAATTTTTGGCGGTATAGCATCAGCGGTAATCATACCCACCGTATTTGCCTTGATCGCCGATATCATTCCCTATAATCGCCAAGCCGGAGCGATGGGTATCGTTATGCTCGGTATGACTTTTGGCATTGCATTCGGTCCAGCTTTAGCCGGGATATTGACAGATTTAATAAATTGGCAAGCGCCGTTTTTATTTAGCTCACTTGGCAGTGTCGTTACATTCATCATCGGGATCTACTGCCTGCCATCAAAAACTGCGCCTCTACAGCCAACAAACCAGCGCTTAGTCTGGTTTCGGCAATGGTCGGTTGTCAGGCCGATCATTGCAAAAGGGGCGTGGAATGGCACCGGCGTCTCTGCTTTTCTTTTGTCTGGAGAAGTCTTACGTCAACGGTACGGATTTGGCCCCACTGAAATCGGTCTGACTGTTGCAACCTTTGGTGTTGGCTTAGGGTTAGGTAATCTGTCCGTTGGTTGGCTTCGTAAGCTTTGCGATCGAGAAGAAGTGATTTTAGTTTTGGTCAGTTTGCTACTGACTGGTGTGATCTCAGTTTTTATGCTGGTTCCGCTTACGCTCCTAGGTTCTCTAGGATGTTTAATATTCTGGGGTGCCGCGCTGGGCGTTGGAGCGCCTGCAAGTACCGTCGTTTTGGCAACACGAGCAGGCCCTAACAAAGGTATGGTTCTGGCCTTTGCAGAAACATTCAATAATCTGGGGATTTTGTGCTTAGTGCCATTAGCCACTATCGGGTTAGTCGCAGGAGGTTCAAGCTCAGCAATGGCCGTGCTATTCGTCGGATTGGTCATCGGTCTTACATTGACAATATTAGATTGCTAG
- a CDS encoding helix-turn-helix transcriptional regulator, producing the protein MKDDTMSFSVNKDLDVYSKSFDTFISYMENSNDVWVIKDKEHRFIYANDTMIHYSGLPKDFNIEGRLDGECPAPWSEFENIIQANDNNVMTSQKTIPVLHTFTYVGKEKIIQPFLVNVTPLMKDGECIGIVSHGKKLQIYSMYHFENNIHPESLTVGKPTDLFTDREFDIVFFALQSLSAKDIARKLGITYRTVQSRLQFIYQKIGINSLSQLKEYCRGKGYDNYAPTRFINPNPYIPLA; encoded by the coding sequence ATGAAAGATGACACTATGAGTTTCTCTGTAAATAAAGATCTGGATGTTTATTCAAAAAGCTTTGACACTTTCATCTCATACATGGAAAACAGCAATGATGTTTGGGTAATAAAAGACAAGGAACATCGATTCATCTATGCCAATGATACTATGATTCATTACAGCGGTCTTCCTAAGGATTTTAACATAGAAGGGAGGCTTGATGGTGAATGTCCAGCACCGTGGTCTGAGTTTGAAAATATTATACAAGCTAACGATAACAATGTAATGACGAGTCAAAAGACCATTCCGGTACTACACACCTTCACTTATGTCGGAAAAGAAAAAATAATCCAACCATTTCTGGTCAATGTTACACCGCTAATGAAGGATGGAGAATGCATTGGGATTGTGTCGCACGGTAAAAAACTTCAAATTTATTCCATGTATCATTTTGAAAACAACATTCATCCCGAGTCATTAACTGTTGGCAAACCAACTGATTTATTTACCGACAGAGAGTTCGATATAGTATTTTTTGCTTTGCAGTCATTAAGCGCTAAAGACATAGCTAGAAAATTAGGTATTACCTATAGAACAGTACAAAGTAGGTTACAATTTATTTACCAAAAAATAGGGATAAATTCATTAAGCCAGTTAAAAGAATATTGCAGGGGTAAGGGGTATGATAACTATGCTCCTACCCGATTTATTAACCCTAATCCCTATATACCTCTGGCATAA
- a CDS encoding inositol monophosphatase family protein: MRYVFSNEVSNYLEIHLHKLREEIRRIWLAKLSTIHIGYDNKYHGETVEIDIILNNIIYEHLDKSELKVTIISEDDSESQSVNIKDKVSLLIDPIDGTHNLLMGYPAYTTSIAVYKNNRYIMGWVYDIPRDIIYKASLGEGSYIQSIYTSKRIYTSPSFQLNDLRVSFHRARNNQYTEVQNKIINEANKVRISSCSSLDICLIASGVLHAFLDLSLMGHERCVDIAAAKLILEESGGYIMTRDGNSYNILSPTDSLFFEKKAIIAVSSKSAGDTILELMRV; this comes from the coding sequence ATGAGGTATGTATTCAGTAATGAAGTTAGCAATTATTTAGAAATACACCTTCACAAACTCAGAGAAGAGATTCGTAGAATATGGCTTGCTAAGCTTTCCACTATTCATATCGGATATGATAACAAATATCATGGCGAAACAGTAGAAATAGATATCATTTTAAATAATATAATTTACGAGCACTTAGATAAATCAGAACTCAAGGTCACTATTATTTCAGAAGACGATTCTGAATCACAATCTGTCAATATTAAAGATAAGGTTTCCTTACTAATTGATCCTATTGATGGTACTCATAACTTGCTTATGGGTTATCCTGCCTATACTACATCAATAGCTGTTTACAAGAATAATAGATATATTATGGGCTGGGTATATGATATTCCAAGAGATATTATATATAAAGCATCATTGGGAGAAGGTTCTTATATACAAAGCATATATACCAGTAAGCGAATATATACAAGCCCCTCATTTCAACTAAACGATTTGAGAGTATCATTTCATAGGGCGAGAAATAATCAGTATACAGAGGTTCAGAATAAAATTATTAATGAAGCAAATAAAGTAAGAATCTCATCTTGTTCAAGTTTAGATATATGCCTGATCGCTAGTGGCGTTCTACATGCATTCTTAGATTTATCACTTATGGGTCACGAACGTTGTGTAGATATAGCAGCAGCTAAACTAATCCTTGAGGAGTCAGGGGGATACATAATGACTCGTGATGGAAATAGTTATAATATCCTATCACCTACAGATTCTTTATTTTTTGAGAAAAAAGCAATCATAGCTGTTTCTTCTAAAAGTGCAGGGGATACAATATTAGAATTAATGAGGGTATAA
- a CDS encoding PIN domain-containing protein, with translation MKRMVGVKSCGFIDISVQVLNEVAHVCVRKLKMSWEEIAEFLDIVRSFCKIVPLTVEVHDRARLIAERYRLSFYDSCIVAAAVIAGCRTLYSEDMNHGQMLEDSLVIKNPFSYV, from the coding sequence ATGAAGCGAATGGTAGGGGTTAAGTCTTGCGGTTTCATCGACATCAGTGTGCAGGTACTCAATGAAGTGGCGCACGTGTGTGTGCGTAAACTTAAGATGAGTTGGGAAGAGATAGCGGAGTTCCTCGATATTGTACGTAGTTTTTGCAAAATCGTGCCTCTTACGGTTGAAGTTCATGACCGAGCTAGGCTTATTGCAGAGCGTTATCGCTTGTCATTCTACGATTCTTGTATTGTGGCGGCTGCGGTCATTGCAGGTTGTCGGACGCTCTATAGTGAAGACATGAATCACGGGCAGATGTTGGAGGACAGCTTGGTTATTAAAAATCCATTCTCATATGTTTGA
- a CDS encoding SLC13 family permease, producing the protein MDVSESLTTAIRPNFSNKKGLIILAADIALLLILLNTLPFGEKANAGLALMIFVGVLWLTEAIHVTITALCIPILAVGMGLMNTGDALKSFANPIIFLFFGGFALATALHIQGLDRLIANRLLMIARGRLSVAVMLLFGVTAGLSMWISNTATAAMMLPLVLGILSNLDARSERHTFVFVLLGVAYSASIGGLGTLVGSPPNAIAAAQLGIDFFNWMKFGVPLVVILLPMMVGVMYLMLRPNLNHKFDMKLEKLDWTGKRLMTMLIFLLTVFCWIFSTVISSALGGVKDLDTIIAVSAAVLIGITGVASWSQIQNNTEWGVLILFGGGLTLSAILKNSGASEIMANGMAATFGASHWFVIIVAVAAFIIFLTEFTSNTASAALLVPIFATVAEALGMPIMTLTLIIGFGASCAFMLPVATPPNAIVFSSGHIKQTEMVRVGIVLNIACIAIISLFAWLFWL; encoded by the coding sequence ATGGATGTTTCTGAATCTTTAACCACAGCTATAAGGCCAAATTTTTCGAATAAAAAAGGCTTAATTATTCTGGCTGCTGATATTGCGCTACTACTTATTCTACTTAATACGTTACCGTTTGGTGAAAAAGCTAATGCAGGTTTAGCACTAATGATATTTGTTGGTGTGCTGTGGCTTACTGAAGCTATTCACGTCACGATTACTGCATTATGTATTCCAATTCTGGCAGTTGGTATGGGGTTAATGAATACGGGAGATGCGCTGAAATCTTTTGCTAATCCCATTATCTTCCTGTTTTTTGGTGGCTTTGCTCTGGCAACGGCCCTTCACATCCAAGGATTGGACAGACTGATAGCTAACCGTCTGTTGATGATTGCCCGTGGACGTTTATCTGTAGCGGTGATGTTGTTGTTTGGTGTGACGGCTGGCCTTTCCATGTGGATCAGTAACACAGCGACTGCCGCGATGATGCTGCCATTAGTATTGGGTATTTTGTCTAATCTGGATGCACGTTCTGAGCGCCATACGTTTGTATTTGTGCTGTTGGGTGTGGCTTATAGTGCAAGTATCGGTGGCTTAGGTACTTTGGTGGGGAGCCCACCAAACGCGATTGCAGCGGCGCAATTGGGTATCGATTTCTTCAATTGGATGAAGTTTGGGGTTCCGTTGGTGGTTATTCTGCTGCCAATGATGGTGGGTGTTATGTATCTGATGCTGCGCCCGAATTTGAATCATAAATTCGACATGAAGCTAGAAAAACTGGATTGGACTGGCAAACGTCTGATGACCATGCTGATCTTCTTATTAACCGTATTTTGCTGGATCTTTAGCACGGTTATCAGCTCTGCCTTAGGAGGTGTGAAAGATCTGGATACTATTATTGCTGTCAGTGCTGCTGTTCTGATTGGTATAACGGGGGTAGCGAGTTGGTCGCAGATTCAAAATAATACCGAGTGGGGGGTGTTGATACTGTTTGGTGGTGGTCTGACTTTAAGCGCTATTTTGAAAAACTCAGGTGCTAGTGAAATCATGGCGAATGGTATGGCCGCGACTTTTGGCGCAAGCCACTGGTTTGTGATTATTGTTGCGGTAGCTGCGTTTATTATCTTCCTGACTGAATTTACCAGTAATACAGCCAGTGCAGCATTGCTAGTACCGATATTCGCAACCGTTGCGGAAGCGTTGGGGATGCCGATAATGACGCTGACACTTATTATCGGATTTGGGGCATCCTGTGCTTTTATGTTGCCGGTTGCCACACCACCTAATGCGATTGTTTTCAGCTCCGGTCATATTAAACAGACTGAAATGGTCAGAGTGGGTATAGTGCTGAATATTGCCTGTATCGCGATCATCTCTCTGTTTGCTTGGTTATTCTGGTTGTAA
- a CDS encoding helix-turn-helix transcriptional regulator, with protein MKDNTMSFSVNKDLDVHSKSFDAFISYMENCNEFWYIKDKESRFIYMNDYGLHHSGLPKGFNVEGKLDSECPVYWSEIADIIQSNDRRVMEEKKVIPTLITFMYGGRDKIIQPFMADVTPLIKDGESIGVVGRAKKLEIFSMYHMEINKPPESLSFGNPTEIFTDREFDIVFFALQSLSAKDIVRKLSITYRTVQSKLQFIYQKIGINSLSQLKEYCRDKGYDNYAPTRFINTNPYIPLA; from the coding sequence ATGAAAGATAACACGATGAGTTTCTCTGTAAATAAAGATCTGGATGTTCATTCAAAAAGCTTTGATGCCTTCATATCGTATATGGAAAACTGTAATGAGTTCTGGTATATAAAAGATAAGGAATCGAGATTTATCTATATGAATGATTACGGACTTCATCATAGCGGACTACCCAAAGGGTTTAATGTTGAAGGTAAACTGGATAGTGAATGCCCGGTTTATTGGTCTGAGATTGCTGATATTATTCAATCTAATGATCGTAGAGTGATGGAGGAAAAAAAAGTCATTCCTACTTTGATTACATTTATGTATGGCGGTAGGGATAAAATTATTCAACCATTTATGGCGGACGTCACGCCTTTGATAAAAGATGGAGAGTCGATTGGCGTAGTAGGCAGAGCTAAAAAGCTAGAAATTTTTTCAATGTATCATATGGAAATTAATAAACCTCCTGAATCATTATCATTTGGCAATCCAACTGAGATTTTTACAGATAGAGAGTTCGATATAGTATTTTTTGCGTTGCAATCACTCAGTGCTAAAGATATAGTGAGAAAATTAAGTATTACCTATAGAACGGTACAAAGCAAGTTACAATTTATTTATCAAAAAATAGGGATAAATTCATTAAGCCAGTTAAAGGAATATTGCAGAGATAAGGGGTACGATAATTATGCTCCTACCCGATTTATTAACACGAATCCCTATATACCTCTGGCATAA